A window from Setaria italica strain Yugu1 chromosome VIII, Setaria_italica_v2.0, whole genome shotgun sequence encodes these proteins:
- the LOC101762817 gene encoding laccase-15, with translation MAKFSMAASNLCVAIVALAAVAAAAVGEAAAVEHTFVVSEMKMTHLCNETLVTVVNGQLPGPAIEVTEGDSVAVHVVNKSPHNITIHWHGLKQRLNCWADGVPMVTQCPIRPGHNFTYRLNVTGQEGTLWWHAHVSCLRASLHGAFIIRPRHAYPFPKPDKEIPIVIGEWWSMNLAQLAKNMEDGYYDDSSSATTINGKLGDLYNCSGVVEDGLVLDVEPGKTYLLRLLNAALYSEYYVKIAGHEFTVVSADANYVRPFTTDVVAIGPGETLDALVVANAIPGRYYMVAVGGQAPKPDIQIPETRSRATVRYAIGAGNGDEAAPPVAPEMPDQHDFMVSFNFHGNLSSLNRPGSPPVPATADESLFVVLRMGSICRRGRLSCKRSGSKESIIVETMNNVSFQLPAVAAATPLLEELYYDHRRNGTVGGSGLDQLYTLPDRPARPFNYTDRALIPWGPNEAWLEPTEKAALARRFRHGAVVDIVFQNAAMMDTDNHPMHLHGHDMFVLAQGHDNYDTVRDVARYNLVDPPLKNTVLVPRLGWAAVRFLADNPGVWYMHCHYELHVSIGMAAVFIIEDGPTLESALPPPPVDFPKCDQQ, from the exons ATGGCGAAGTTCTCCATGGCGGCCTCCAACCTCTGCGTGGCCATTGTTGCCCTGGCCGCGGTTGCGGCGGCTGCCGTCGgtgaggccgccgccgtcgagcacACCTTTGTT GTGAGCGAGATGAAGATGACGCACCTGTGCAACGAGACGCTGGTCACCGTGGTGAACGGGCAGCTCCCTGGTCCGGCGATCGAGGTCACCGAGGGAGACTCCGTCGCCGTCCATGTCGTCAACAAGTCTCCCCACAACATAACAATCCATTG GCACGGATTGAAGCAGCGGCTCAACTGCTGGGCCGACGGTGTGCCGATGGTCACGCAGTGCCCTATCCGGCCAGGCCACAACTTCACCTACCGTCTCAACGTCACCGGGCAGGAAGGCACCCTGTGGTGGCACGCTCACGTCTCCTGCCTCCGGGCGAGCCTGCACGGCGCCTTCATCATCCGGCCACGGCACGCCTACCCATTTCCGAAGCCCGACAAGGAGATCCCCATCGTTATAG GTGAGTGGTGGAGCATGAACCTCGCGCAGTTGGCCAAGAACATGGAGGATGGCTACTACGATGACTCCTCCAGTGCAACCACAATCAATGGCAAGCTTGGAGATCTCTACAACTGCTCCG GGGTCGTGGAAGATGGCTTGGTGCTGGACGTGGAGCCCGGCAAGACCTAcctgctccgcctcctcaacGCCGCGCTCTACTCCGAGTACTACGTCAAGATCGCCGGGCACGAGTTCACGGTGGTTAGCGCCGACGCCAACTACGTCCGCCCTTTCACCACGGACGTCGTCGCCATCGGCCCCGGCGAGACGCTGGACGCGCTTGTGGTCGCCAACGCGATCCCCGGCAGGTACTACATGGTCGCCGTCGGTGGCCAGGCGCCCAAGCCCGACATCCAGATCCCCGAGACCCGGTCGAGAGCGACGGTGCGGTACGCGATCGGCGCCGGCAACGGTGacgaggcggcgccgccggtggcgccggAGATGCCTGACCAGCACGACTTCATGGTGTCCTTCAACTTCCATGGCAACTTGAGCAGCCTGAACCGGccgggctcgccgccggtgccggcgacTGCTGATGAGAGCCTGTTCGTCGTGCTCCGCATGGGCTCCATCTGCCGACGAGGTCGACTGTCTTGCAAGAGGAGCGGGAGCAAGGAGTCCATCATCGTGGAGACCATGAACAACGTGTCCTTCCAGCTCcccgccgtggcggccgccacgccgctgcTGGAGGAGCTCTACTACGACCACCGCCGCAACGGAACGGTCGGCGGCAGCGGGCTTGACCAGCTGTACACGCTGCCGGACAGGCCGGCGAGGCCGTTCAACTACACCGACCGCGCCCTGATCCCGTGGGGTCCCAACGAGGCGTGGCTGGAGCCGACGGAGAAAGCGGCGCTGGCGCGGCGGTTCCGGCATGGCGCGGTGGTGGACATCGTGTTCCAGAACGCGGCGATGATGGACACCGACAACCACCCGATGCACCTGCACGGGCATGACATGTTCGTGCTCGCTCAGGGGCACGACAACTACGACACGGTGAGGGACGTGGCGAGGTACAATCTCGTGGATCCGCCGCTCAAGAACACGGTGCTTGTCCCCAGGCTAGGGTGGGCTGCCGTCCGGTTCTTGGCCGACAATCCAG GGGTGTGGTACATGCATTGCCACTACGAGCTTCATGTGTCGATTGGAATGGCGGCTGTGTTCATCATAGAAGACGGGCCAACATTGGAATCAGCTCTTCCGCCACCGCCTGTAGATTTTCCGAAATGTGACCAGCAATAG